AAGATTAACGTGACAAGCAACATAAACTGTGATGAAGCTACAGGCGCAGGGATCATATCTAGGTAACCAgaaacaacacaaagctttgggatacggctgaaaatgagtctaaaaggaacataaaaatatacaaaatagtgaagtacaattaacACACTTTTAtgcgctgaatacaaatgcactcacataattgtgtagaatatatcgctcatagggtgcctcccctgattgaAGTGGGGGGCTAGTAGTCCCTTGGCTCTTTGTAAGATTCCTTAATGATGCTCAGGACTCCAAACGGGTAATGGTAGAAAAAAAGtgcttttattgataaaaggtgaataatcaccatcaatataaagtatagttaaaagaaaaaacGGTATGGTCCTGCGTGTTTCGTTCTGcgaagaacttcatcagggaccgtataTAAATGGATGGTGATCAAGTTTAAACATTTGTAATGATAGGAAGTATAGTGGTGAttcgcacttttttttttttttttttttacaacatagaGCATAGTACTAGAGTTGCCTCCACCGCGAGTGCATACATTAGTAAACAAGCAAGTACTTTAGGTCGAATATATTTTGAAAGAGAAGCACTGGTTAGATCTGCTTAAAATGAGGGCATTATGCCCCTCAGTAGTTGCTAGTCATtccaaactggggggggggtaggggggctaAGATGCACATGGTTCGTTATATCACAGAGTGAGAAATCGTGAACTTAAACTTAGTCATAGACATAAACATAATACAGTTCTGTGGTATGTGCGGTGGAACCTCTCTCTGGCGTCTGCTGCATGTGGGTCCCTGCAATGCGTCTATGCCAGGGCTGTGTACTCTGTTCTGGGTAGCTCGCTCATCCAATGCCTGTCAGGGGTACCCCACATCTCTGTAGTGTGGCCGGGCCGTAAAGGCTTCCTTGCCCGTATGTTAATAGAGGTGGCTGGCTTGCATGCAGTGTCCGGAGCTGGAGTGGAGTGGGGCATTGTGGTACTCTGGATTCCGGAGCCGTCAGGTACATTTATGTGGTCGTGCTCTTCAGTTGTGCCCTGTGTCCCTGGCGATGTGTCATGTGGATGTTTGGCTTCTTGTGCAGGGGTTGGGTACGTCGCTTGGTCCGCCGCCATTTTAAGGCCCGGTTTGCTGTTGTGACTTTTAGATTTCTTCTCCCTTGTTGAAGCAGCTTTTTGGGTGGATGGCTGCTGGGCATTTGAGAAGCAGATGGGTGCATTCTGCTCTCTAGCTTGCGCCAAAATTTTGCGAAGATTTCGTCTATTCTGAGCTCGAGGTCAGCTGTCTTCCTTTCTCAGGGGAGGTCTGTACCGCCATTTGCCAGGGGCTATCTGTCTCTTCTCGTGGTTGAGCAGGCTTGCCCCCAGACCCCACAGCAGGCTGGTAGGTGCCGGGATTTCCCTCaccgggagggggggagggggggagtgggctGGGCCCTGCGAGGACATGGGAGCTCGAGGGTAGAGGGATCGTccgcctccccctctccctcgtgtagtaggcctccatcttCCCGCGGTCCAGAACCGCCAGACGCCGGTCAAACTCCGGTGGCTTAATAAGTGTGAGGGTTCATACGAGCGTTGTGAGTagtacaatcttttttttttttttttcctttttttttttttatatatctaattCGTAGTTTTTCGATGGTTTGGGTAGTTTTTCCCAGGAGCTCGGGTAAGAAGCGTCCGGCTGGCTTGGCAGTTAGGCTCTGCCCCCCTCTAGTATCCTTTCTAACCGTCTCAAATGAGTCATAGAAGACTTAATTGAGGTGGACCAGTCTGGTTTTGTGAAGGGAAGAAGTACCACTGACAATACTCGGAGGATAATTAACCTAATACATAGACTGAAGGAGAATCAACTGGGAGCAGTCATTATTACCCTCAATGCctagaaggcctttgacagggtcagttggaATTTCCTTGACTCTGTCATGGGCCAGTTCGGCCTAGAGGGACATTATAGGAATAAAACTATGCTATTATATAAGAACTCCTCAGCGAAAATTAGTAACCCTTACTTTGATTCggatattttctaaataaaaaacgGCACTAGGCAGGGGTGCCCTTTGGCCCGCCTCCTATATGTCCTTACAATTGAACCACTAGCTACCCTGATTAGACAAAATAGTAATATAAAGGGGGTACAGCTACAGGAAGGTAATGTTAAGATATCTTTGCAGACGATGTCCTTCTTACCTTGGTGTCAATACCAGCTTTAATGGATGTTATTTCTATCTATAGCAAATTTTCTAATTATAAGGTAAATTTGAAAAAGTCTCAAACTCTATCATTCCTTCTGACTAAGACCCAGAAAGATCTTCTGCCTTCTCATTACAACCTGGTATGGGTAAGCGATACAATTGATTATTTGGGGGTTAAAATATCTTTTGATATTGATAATGTGATACAaagaatttttatttaattaatgatCTACGATCTCGGGTTGCAAAATGGAAGAAGTTGGAATCTTCCTGGATGGGAAGAATGAATATTACCAAAGCATTCTTATTGACGAAACTTTTATCTCTTCAGGGCAATTCCATATAGAATAGGGATTGAGACCCTTAAACGCTTCCAAAGTGTGTTTTCTAGCTATATTTGGCTGGATAAACCACCGAGGATAGCGTTTTGATATTTTGCGAAGAAGCTATTCGAAGGGCGGTATAGCTTTTCCTGATGTTGTTAAGGTTCACGATACATGTAAAGCAACTCACCTTCTGTTATGGCTGAATCCGGTCCAGTGTCCCCCCTATTCATGgtttaaacttgaacaggaatgTAGTCCTAGGCTCAAATTATCTATTTTATGGTAGATAAAATTTTAAGTGATATGCTAGCCACAACAAAATttttaaacaagaaataaaatctgGAAGGTAAAATACTTTACGACACTCCAATAGAGGTACTTTAATATGCTATGATAGATCTAACTATTCACTCTTGGTTACATTTGGGAATACTAAAGATCGCAGATATATGCGAGGGTAGTAAACCggccacatttgtttttttacaatcaaAGTTAAATCTTCCATCTAGAGATTTGTTTCAATATCTCAGAATTAAGAATTTTTTACTATCTAAGTCGATAATTAAAGTTAATCATATTACCCCCCTATTGGCGATTAGCTGAAAGAGGGGTGGAATTTCTAGatttaataaattaattgacTCTGTAGAACAAGTTCCTTATGCGTCATCGCTTAACAAGTGGGAGATGGACATCAGAAGTTCCTTCTCACTAACAAAGTGGACTAAAGCCACTTCGTTGGTAAAGAAGTATATTCATAATGTATCTTTGGTTGAAACCCATTTTAAACTATTGTATAGATGGTACCTCGTTCCGGTTAGACTCCACAGGTTGTCACCAATTCATTTGAAGGAAGAAGGTACTATGTATCACATTTGGTGGGCTTGTCCGTAGCTTAACATTATTAAAGTACAAATGTCGGACCTATTACATCTTATATTTGAGGATAATATAGAAATTACTCCCCAATTGTTCTTGTTTAATATCGATTTtcctatgcaaaaaaaaaaaatcaagtataTCTTCTGACCCatattttatttgcaattaaaatCAATATTGCTAGGTCATGAAAATCCTGTACACCTCCGGCCTGGCACAGGATATTGGAACAAATAGGGTTTCAACACAGGATGGAAATTAACTCCATCTTTAATCCTCATATTAGGAATTTGACTGAATTATGGTCTCCCTGGACTTCCAAATTCCCTACAATTTAATAAATGGAGTGACTATATTTGCCCATCACCAATAACTAAGAGTTGATAGTttgtataaataattattttttcttgttgcaggggtgggcgtggggggggggggaaatgtaaAATGCATATGTTATGATGCCCAGTTCTTTAAAtgtgtattgtgataataatgtACTGTATTATGGACTGtccaaatttgtatttttttttatttttttatctactgATACTTAAATATTCTTATGTGACAGATAATACTGCAAATCAAtacgaaatataaataaaaagaataaatattaaaaaaagacaAATTTTATTAAATGAACAAGCCCTACTTTTAAAAACCTTCAAGCTCCTAAAGAAAGTATTTATAGAAAAGGTGCCAGTCAAAGAAGAACTCTGAGGTGCCCACTCTAGTTTATTCCTCGTAGAAAAACCAAATGGTCCCTTTCGTCCAgttgaggatttaaaaaaaaaaaaaaggtaaacagATGTATCACATACCAGACATTTGATCAAATTCTCAGCACAAGCATCTTCTGGGCGTAAGGTGCTGCAGACAGTCATGACACAATCCACTGTTTAGATCTTGCTAAATTCCTGTGGTACTGCCGCTATACGTTTGGGAAAACAAGACCTTTAACTTATCgtaaatttttttttccttcatattGGCGGCAGTACATGTCTCCCtccctattaatatatattttttgcagttgACTGGTGTCTCCTGGTTATTTCTTGTTACTACTGCAGTGCTCTGTTGTTGCAATGTATTTAAGGTATTAGGAGCAGGAAGCCTTAAATACAAATGTTAAGGTTACTAGTCCCTAGGGAGAAAAAACATCCCTATGGTACTACTGCCAATACCAAGTGGAaaaaaaattacggtaagtaaaatttgttTTACATCTTTGTAATATATGGCGTATTCAATGTATTCGGTAAGTTAACATTTTCATTACAGATTTGCTTTAAAACAAAAGGATGCAATTTTGAAATTATTGCCTTTGTTACATTTCTGCTGTTTTATCAAGTATGCAGTTGTTTTTACacaaaggaatttaaaaaaataaataaaaggcagtTTTCATTTAGACTTTGAGGGTGTGTTAGAGTTCTAACAACCAAAGATTGccgatgtatatgtatatatgtacatacttTTACTGCTTGATACAGTGGCTGATTTTCTGGTCTTCTCATTTTTGTTTGCAGGGCATCTTTCATTTCCAGTTAGGCAGAGGAGAGCCAATGTTGCACACACGTCTTCGACCTCACTGTAAAGATTTTTTAGAGAAGATTGCTAAGCTTTATGAACTGCATGTTTTCACCTTTGGCAGCAGGCTGTATGCACATACGATTGCTGGTAAGTCATGCTAGagtatgtgtatttttattctttgtatggaACCAACACTACTAATTAACTAAGCTCCTAAGAGTAGCCAtactgtggcttttttttttttgctgggcaGTGTAGTTGCTATAGCCCATCATGGCATGCTGGTGTAAGTAGTGCCTTTTTATTCATATGGAAAGTgtaattacatagaaacatagaatgtgacggcagataagaaccattctgcccatctagtctgcccaaatttctaaatactttcattagtacctggccttctcttatagttgggatagccttatgccatcccacgcatgattaaactcctttactgtgttaacctcgatcacttcagctggaaggctattattccatgcatccactaccctctcagtaaagtaatacttcctgatattgtttttaaacctttgcccctctaatttaagactgtcctcttgttgtggtggcttttcttcttttaaatatagtctcctcctttactgtgttgattccctttgtgtatttaaatgtttttatcatatctccctgtctcgtctttcctccaagctatacctgttaagatcctttaacctttccttgtaagttttatcctgtaatccgtgaactagtttagtagcctttctctgaactctctgtaaagtatcaatatccttatggagatacagtctccagtactgcgtacaatactccaagtgaggtctcaccagtgttctgtacaatggcattagctactgctaatacctctctctatacaaccaagcattctggtagtatttcctgctgctctattacactgtctgcctacctttaagtcatcagaaataatcgcACCGaattccctttcctcagatgttgaggttaggactctatcaaatattctgtactctgcgcatgggtttttacatccaagatgcatgatcttgcacttatccacattaaatgtcagttgccacaactctgaccatttttctagtttacctaaatcatttgccatttggcttatccctcctggaacatcaaccctgttacttaTCTTGGTATCCTCAGCAAAAAGGcatatcttaccatcaagaccttctgcaatatcactaataaaaaaaatattaaagagaatgggtccaaatacAGAGCCGTGAGGtactccactggtgacaagcccatgcttcgaatatactccattgtcaAGATGGCAAAGGATGAAGCTTCAGTCAAACGTTTCTAAGTCAAGCCTGTCACATCAAATCTCTGGACACATACTCACACGATGTCCTCAAGTATACACCAGCGCATTACAAATATGGACTGCATTGTGGGTGAGATCGCAAGTGCACACTATCAGGGAAGATGAATCAGGGCGTTGCATATAATCACTGTAGAAGACAAGACAATGCTGACTGGGAATGAGATCAGGTGGTCCGAAAAAATTATGGGTGGAGGGGGGCGGCGAATTAGGGACAAGAGTTTTTTTGGAACCTTAATGGGTGTGGATTTTTAGCTTTATAGGAATTCTATAGTGTCAGGGATAAAAGCATGTATtccggacactatagtgttggcgTGGCCCACCTTAGATTACACTGAAAAGGTGAtaaactcactttttttttttttttttttcaacatcaaTACTCTGTTCCTGCCTCCATAGCTGTATTCGTCAGttttggtgatctcagccaatccaatgttttcttaaaggaaagcattgggaggctaatgtgcatgtgcaacATTgccctgcgccaatcagcatctcctcatagagatgcaatgtatcaatgcatccctatggggaACGTTCATGAAGACTCTGAACGCCAGTACTGCACACTGCaacactgagataggaagcacctctagtggcattcTGAGTTACTGCCACTAGAGTGTTACTAggtaccaatgtaaacactgccttttctatgaattaAGCTAGTTCTGGTGACTCTTGTGTcccttaaaaaatgtaaatgttatttATAGCCAATTACAAACTACAGTTTGGCAGCAGTTCTGAAAAACACCTGGTTTACAAAgggaaaataagattaaatatttagAGAAAGATACATTGTACATCTTGGCCTTGTGATTTAGACATGCTGAAAGCAGGAGCTGTTCATACACTGGTGCTTAACTTCCACTAGTCAACACTTTTATAGAGATTTTCAAACACAAGAGGGCAGTGTTGGGCAATTTGAATTCTGTTTACAGGATTCCTTTGTTATAGTAGTTACGAATTGTCAAACTTTATGAAGCAAAGCACTCtataattaagggggggggggggaaatctacACATTGGAAGAAAGATACTTTAATGAAGATGGGTTTACTTTAAGGGCCACTttgggcaccataataacttcattgGAATTAAGTAATTGTGGTTCCAGGAGATTCCTGGCACTGGCTTATCTCAAGGTGTTAAACCGTTCTCAAACAATTTAACCTCAAAGTCTGTGTTCCTAAACAGGAAAGACTGTGTGACTCCCCATTTATAAAACTGACTTGAAAAGAAACTTACCTTTTTTAATCCAGTTTTATGAATTTTACAAGAGCCTTTCGTTCtaataattttgaaaaaattGAAGCACAGAGAGACAGGGAGATTTGGCACTGGAACTACCCCTAGTTATGTAATTTATAGGATGGATGGGTAAAATGTATATCTTAGATGTTTTTAGAACAATCCATGATTTTTTGCCATTCTCAAGGTAGTCTGCAGTTCTATAATCTTAAAGGATATACTTTTTGGGTACCCCTGATGTAGGGCTtggattattttatatatgtattgtgtTTAAAGCCTTGTTGATTTTATATATTGGAATGATTAGTGCACTAAAgtgtatacacacagtgcattatgGGGAGATGCTAGTGAGAACACTCCAAATGCTGcagatgtgtgcatgtatatactGGCATGTCCATTCCATGTTTGTGGGCCCAAGTGTGTGGGTTTCAAGTGAGTTGCATCATATGccaagctattattattattattattattgtatttatatagcgccaccaaattctgcagcgctttacaatgggtggacgaacagacatgtagttataaccagacaagttggacacacaggaacagaggggttgagggccctgctcaatgagcttacatgctagagggagtggggtaaaatgacacaaaaaggtaaggatagtcctagactaatgacagttgcagaagaggaatcagtcaggagctattaacagtttaattgatacacttttatgaagaagtgggtttttaactatttttttgaaggagtggagactgggagagcatctaacggaggagggaagtgagttccacaggaacggtgcagccctcgagaaatcttgaaggcgagcatcagaggtgggagtaaggacagaagatagacgtaagtcttcagcagatcgtaagggcctagacgggacatacttgtgtataagggaggatagatgggtgggagcagcattatgtagagatttgaaagcaagaaccagaattgtaaattgagctctatattttataggaagccaatgtagggactgacagaagggtgaggcatgggaggtgcgggcagacaggaagatgagcatcGCTGACGCATTTATTAtgaactgtaacggcgcaagttgggagcacgtttATAGTTTATGGTTTTGCAaaggttaaaggtacactatagtcaccagaacaactacagcttaatgtagttgttctggtgagtataatggctcccttcaggcattttcatgcacacactgacttctattttttttttttttttttttattctattagaAATTAACATAATGTTTCTAATCATGAAGTAGGAATGCATAGCACCTAAATCCATAATGTGTTAACTAGGTTGTATTAGAAACCAAAGAGTATATTAACTGGTGATGccctgtttttataatttttttttgatgcagcttcttttagtaaaaaaaaacaaaaaaaaaaaaaactgcttgtcCTTCTGTTTTGAAGAAATAGGTCAACGCAGGTTGGTCTATAGACAACAAATTTAGGTAGATGATGTTTGCAAAGCCTTTGTCCTGGACTAGAggagttgagttgtgatactacTTGTTTAAGGTAAAACTGTCCAGAAAGTACATGATTTGGTTATTTGCCTGCAAAATATTGGCAGCTAAGATCATTATGTTCTCATTTTCCATGCACTGTAGGCTTTTTAGACCCTGAAAAGAAGCTTTTCTCTCACCGAATATTGTCTCGGGATGAATGTATTGATCCGTTCTCCAAAACTGGTAATCTTAGGTTAGTATCatgttgtgtatgtatatattaacacATCTACCTCTTGTTCGTACACTGATAGCAAAGAATGGAATCCATAAGTTAAGACCACTCAACTAGTAAATCAATACATATCTTGAATATTTAAATTAGAAACTACCCCATTTTCCTTCCACTCAGTATTTACTATGAAAACATTTTACTTGTATGAAGAATACTGCAGGGGTAACAATAAATACTTACCTGTTTAGCACCTAGTCCTCCTTTCTAATTCAATAGATTTGTACACTAGCACAGAGCTagctggtctttttttttttttttagtcgttTTTATAGAAATAATAGTAGAGAAAAGACAGCTGCTGGTTAGGTCTGAAATCAGTCCTCATCGTTTGGACATTAGTAGACTGAAACATAGAATGGTGAAAATAACTATAAAGTATGCTGTGCTACGTTACACCTGCTGGCActattatacattattttatatatagaaaagcttactttggtgtttttttttttttttttttttttaaactttactttCTGCATAAGGATATGAAAATACGATGAGACTGGctggcatatttttttattatttttttttctttttcaggaaCCTTTTCCCTTGCGGGGATTCTATGGTTTGCATTATTGATGACCGAGAAGATGTCTGGAAATTTGCACCTAATTTGATTACTGTCAAGAAATATGTCTACTTCCAAGGCACTGGCGACATCAATGCCCCTCCTGGTTCAAGGGAAGCACAGATCAAAAACAGAGGTTAATGGCCATTTTATTTCTACATATGAGGCAATCTGATTAATATAGCAGAGTTTCACACTATTTCTGGGGAAGCTCATCTAGTGGCTGTTAGTGACGGCCACAAGAGGCATTTAAACACTGAAATTTAAATATGACTATTCCTGCAGAtcgacaatgttttacattgcagtgttaaaagaAGAGGGacattgcatccagaccacttctctgagataaagtggtctgggtgcctatagggtcATCTTAATATATCAAAGATGTaaggggtggaaaatactattaAATGTAGAACATTGTAataagctctgtcttttgcaccgGAGAGTCTGCATAGAGagcctatattttattttcttcctttgCAGTGTTTGCCCTGTATGATGTAACGTGCTACATCTTTCAATGTAAATTTGAGATAAAATTCAcctgaaatagaaaaaaatcagctGTAACTATTTACCTCTTTCTTTTAATTGTGTACATTCCATAAAGGTGACAGCCCTGTTTGAGTGGAAAACTGAAATTTGTCTATTTTATTTCTTCACAGTAAGCTCTTCTAAAGCAGCTGAAGTTACAGAGCAGCCTAAAGGATCTTTACAGGATAATACACAATCAAAGAATGTTCCTGTCGATGAGCAGAGCAATGGTTttggaaaatgcaaaaaagagCTGAACGGTGGATGTACGGCAGGCAGTGATATTTGCAAGAAGGAGACTCAAACTAGTGACAGATTACATGACCAAGATCTTGCTAGTAGCCAACAGCCTCTTACTTCAAATAACAAAGACGTGACACCGTTGGGTGCACAGCCGCCCTTAGAACAGGATGAGAGGACAGTAATGGCAAAACCACTGCCAAAAACTGGGGCAGCAAAAGATCTGGACTTTGATTTGTCCAGTGACAGCGACAGTGAGCCTGAAACGAGGAAAACACCCTCTCCTTCTTCATCCTCTGGGAGTGAAAATGAACGTAAGAGAAGTTGGAGGAAATCGAAAAAGTTGGATCAGGCAACTGCTGTGCTGAAAGAATCTTGTACAGATAGTGATTCTAATAAAATGTTGTCAGAAAACCATTCTGTTGATTGCAATCAGGATATATTTGAAACTAAAGAGGATCTTGCTGTAGAGGAAGACGCAATGGAAGTACAAACTGTAGAACAGGATAGTTTATGTGATCTAGGGAATGGTTGTGTAGATAAAAAAGAGATTGAGACAGAATCacaaaacagtgagcagtctggcATTACTGTTGGGGAGTCTCTTGATCAAAGTATggaagatgatgatgatgatagtgACAACACAGATGAAGATGATCATTTAATATACCTTGAAGAGATACTTGTTCGAGTACACACTGATTACTATGCAAAGTACGATCGGTATTTAAAGAAAGAGGTTGAAGAGATTCCAGATATTCGTAAAATAGTACCTGACCTCAAGAGTAAGGTGTTAGAAAATACTATTATTGCATTTAGTGGCCTTCACCCAACAAACTTCCCCATTGAAAGAACACGAGAACATTACCATGCCAGAGCACTTGGAGCAAAAATCAGCAAAAACCTTGTATTCAATGCTGATGATCCTAACAGGGTGACCCATCTTATTGCAGCAAGGGCAGGTAAGA
The nucleotide sequence above comes from Pelobates fuscus isolate aPelFus1 chromosome 4, aPelFus1.pri, whole genome shotgun sequence. Encoded proteins:
- the CTDP1 gene encoding RNA polymerase II subunit A C-terminal domain phosphatase isoform X1; translation: MLGMQRRAHEDREAPPRANQSGEVRLPGARPLRLLEWKVSVGVSVQIGSVLAVGVTIPAPESREHHGQQEDTTGARPPRPPERKVKSDRAGVVLELCAQPGQVIAAGGVLVRLSSCNHPVVMKGLCAECGQDLTQLQSKNGKQQVPLSTATVSMVHSVPELMVSSEQAEQLGREDQHRLHRNKKLVLMVDLDQTLIHTTEQHCQHMSRKGIFHFQLGRGEPMLHTRLRPHCKDFLEKIAKLYELHVFTFGSRLYAHTIAGFLDPEKKLFSHRILSRDECIDPFSKTGNLRNLFPCGDSMVCIIDDREDVWKFAPNLITVKKYVYFQGTGDINAPPGSREAQIKNRVSSSKAAEVTEQPKGSLQDNTQSKNVPVDEQSNGFGKCKKELNGGCTAGSDICKKETQTSDRLHDQDLASSQQPLTSNNKDVTPLGAQPPLEQDERTVMAKPLPKTGAAKDLDFDLSSDSDSEPETRKTPSPSSSSGSENERKRSWRKSKKLDQATAVLKESCTDSDSNKMLSENHSVDCNQDIFETKEDLAVEEDAMEVQTVEQDSLCDLGNGCVDKKEIETESQNSEQSGITVGESLDQSMEDDDDDSDNTDEDDHLIYLEEILVRVHTDYYAKYDRYLKKEVEEIPDIRKIVPDLKSKVLENTIIAFSGLHPTNFPIERTREHYHARALGAKISKNLVFNADDPNRVTHLIAARAGTEKVRQAQNCKHLNVVNPDWLWSCLERWEKVEEQLFPLKDDYLKSQRTISPTTFPDIQAAFQTPLFHPTPIHPKTQPGTEVRLYDPVTGKLIRKGSQSTSQSLYIQAPCPPLTLPVHGEHSSFRVVQPHQEELYDEELPAESAGEEQAGPSQRKRQPSMSESMPLYTLCKEDLESMDKEVDDILGEGSDDSDSEKKKPSKEKKTENVVQESLAKNLEGRTESSSSSERSMLVSMTRGHKRKLEDEEEDDGSESSNEDEEGSSSEADEMAAAIEAELNDFI
- the CTDP1 gene encoding RNA polymerase II subunit A C-terminal domain phosphatase isoform X2, which produces MLGMQRRAHEDREAPPRANQSGEVRLPGARPLRLLEWKVSVGVSVQIGSVLAVGVTIPAPESREHHGQQEDTTGARPPRPPERKVKSDRAGVVLELCAQPGQVIAAGGVLVRLSSCNHPVVMKGLCAECGQDLTQLQSKNGKQQVPLSTATVSMVHSVPELMVSSEQAEQLGREDQHRLHRNKKLVLMVDLDQTLIHTTEQHCQHMSRKGIFHFQLGRGEPMLHTRLRPHCKDFLEKIAKLYELHVFTFGSRLYAHTIAGFLDPEKKLFSHRILSRDECIDPFSKTGNLRNLFPCGDSMVCIIDDREDVWKFAPNLITVKKYVYFQGTGDINAPPGSREAQIKNRVSSSKAAEVTEQPKGSLQDNTQSKNVPVDEQSNGFGKCKKELNGGCTAGSDICKKETQTSDRLHDQDLASSQQPLTSNNKDVTPLGAQPPLEQDERTVMAKPLPKTGAAKDLDFDLSSDSDSEPETRKTPSPSSSSGSENERKRSWRKSKKLDQATAVLKESCTDSDSNKMLSENHSVDCNQDIFETKEDLAVEEDAMEVQTVEQDSLCDLGNGCVDKKEIETESQNSEQSGITVGESLDQSMEDDDDDSDNTDEDDHLIYLEEILVRVHTDYYAKYDRYLKKEVEEIPDIRKIVPDLKSKVLENTIIAFSGLHPTNFPIERTREHYHARALGAKISKNLVFNADDPNRVTHLIAARAEKVRQAQNCKHLNVVNPDWLWSCLERWEKVEEQLFPLKDDYLKSQRTISPTTFPDIQAAFQTPLFHPTPIHPKTQPGTEVRLYDPVTGKLIRKGSQSTSQSLYIQAPCPPLTLPVHGEHSSFRVVQPHQEELYDEELPAESAGEEQAGPSQRKRQPSMSESMPLYTLCKEDLESMDKEVDDILGEGSDDSDSEKKKPSKEKKTENVVQESLAKNLEGRTESSSSSERSMLVSMTRGHKRKLEDEEEDDGSESSNEDEEGSSSEADEMAAAIEAELNDFI